The proteins below come from a single Candidatus Thermoplasmatota archaeon genomic window:
- a CDS encoding DUF655 domain-containing protein, translating to MEDYVYILDYLSMGKLGYRKESIAYGIGEDQFTLLELLPKRNVSLAIGERVYVGKDKEKRKKIAKVKGRVNYGELTAAAHGELPYVILDIVKNNEKKFVTFYNECPPISTRYHALELLPGLGKKTMYEIVEGRKKEPFKGFDNISARVKHLTHPEKLIARRIEEELMDPGQKYRLFTRAPLKKIK from the coding sequence ATGGAGGATTATGTCTATATTTTAGATTACCTATCGATGGGAAAGCTAGGCTACCGGAAGGAATCTATAGCATATGGTATCGGAGAAGATCAATTTACATTATTGGAGTTACTGCCTAAACGGAATGTTTCACTTGCAATAGGCGAGAGAGTTTATGTGGGAAAGGATAAAGAAAAAAGGAAGAAGATAGCAAAGGTTAAGGGGCGGGTAAATTATGGGGAGTTGACCGCCGCGGCTCATGGGGAGCTGCCGTATGTTATCCTAGATATCGTAAAAAATAACGAAAAAAAATTTGTAACATTCTACAATGAATGTCCACCAATATCAACGAGGTATCACGCCCTTGAACTCCTTCCAGGGCTTGGCAAAAAGACAATGTATGAGATAGTAGAAGGAAGGAAAAAAGAGCCTTTTAAAGGTTTTGATAATATTTCAGCGAGGGTGAAGCACCTCACCCATCCAGAAAAACTTATTGCTAGAAGGATAGAAGAGGAATTAATGGATCCAGGCCAGAAATACAGGCTTTTTACTAGGGCACCTCTAAAAAAAATAAAATGA
- a CDS encoding tRNA pseudouridine(54/55) synthase Pus10 → MDEVKLGSEEVINRARKLSSYSLCDSCLGRQFANVECGIKNVERGARIRQSLGLEAVEPKECWLCNGLMGEIKKFSKLVVYALRNYECDTFLVGSRVDEEILVKEGELSAITGYGEPIKQEINREVGKLVALDTGKEADFIRSHITAIINTQYDEVELDIRPIYIYGRYRKLIRGIPQTRWPCRKCKGVGCDYCHGTGKMYEESVEEIIAKRVVELADGKEEYFHGAGREDIDVLMLGNGRPFILEVRKPKKRNLDLSMLEKEINSFGKKKVEVSQLRFADKKEIEEIKSLKLSKTYRVVASFNEKGKVNEAVNALRGCYINQRTPSRVAHRRADKIRKRKILDIMVEEEKMDEITLTVTAESGTYIKEMVTGDGGRTEPSLSELAGCPINVKKLDVIGIGDKDGEKIERSQKQNSANT, encoded by the coding sequence ATGGACGAAGTAAAGTTAGGCAGTGAGGAAGTCATAAACAGGGCAAGGAAGCTTTCTTCCTATTCCCTCTGCGATTCTTGCTTGGGAAGACAATTTGCAAATGTGGAATGTGGAATAAAAAACGTGGAAAGGGGAGCAAGGATAAGGCAATCTCTGGGATTGGAAGCGGTGGAACCCAAAGAATGCTGGCTTTGTAATGGGCTTATGGGGGAAATAAAAAAATTCAGTAAACTGGTTGTATATGCTCTGAGGAATTATGAATGTGATACATTTCTGGTAGGGAGCCGGGTGGATGAGGAAATTCTGGTGAAAGAGGGAGAACTCTCGGCGATAACAGGTTACGGAGAGCCAATAAAACAGGAGATAAACAGGGAAGTGGGAAAACTTGTCGCTCTTGATACTGGTAAAGAAGCGGATTTTATACGTTCCCATATAACGGCAATAATAAACACCCAGTATGATGAGGTTGAATTAGACATAAGGCCCATTTACATCTATGGACGGTATAGGAAATTAATAAGAGGTATACCCCAGACAAGATGGCCGTGCAGGAAGTGTAAGGGCGTTGGATGTGACTACTGCCATGGAACTGGAAAGATGTATGAAGAAAGCGTCGAGGAAATTATCGCAAAAAGGGTTGTTGAACTGGCGGATGGGAAAGAGGAATATTTTCACGGCGCAGGAAGGGAAGATATAGACGTGCTTATGTTGGGAAACGGCCGCCCTTTCATTCTTGAAGTCAGGAAGCCAAAAAAAAGAAATCTTGATTTATCAATGCTTGAGAAGGAGATAAACAGCTTTGGAAAGAAAAAAGTTGAAGTATCGCAACTCCGTTTCGCCGATAAGAAAGAAATAGAAGAAATAAAATCTTTAAAATTGAGCAAGACATACCGTGTTGTAGCAAGCTTCAATGAAAAGGGAAAGGTTAATGAAGCAGTTAATGCATTAAGGGGTTGCTATATAAATCAGAGGACACCATCCCGGGTAGCCCATAGGAGAGCAGATAAGATAAGAAAAAGGAAAATATTGGATATAATGGTAGAGGAAGAAAAAATGGATGAAATAACGTTGACGGTAACGGCAGAATCAGGTACGTATATAAAGGAAATGGTAACGGGAGATGGCGGCAGGACAGAACCGTCATTGAGCGAGCTGGCAGGTTGTCCTATAAACGTAAAAAAATTGGATGTAATAGGTATTGGTGATAAAGATGGTGAGAAGATCGAGAGGAGCCAGAAGCAAAACTCGGCAAATACTTAG
- a CDS encoding 50S ribosomal protein L21e has translation MVRRSRGARSKTRQILRKKPRERGLSPITRALQEFEKGEKVSIVIDPSIHKGIPHRRYHGKTGDIEEKRGDSYIVKIKNGNMIKNIIVRPEHMKKV, from the coding sequence ATGGTGAGAAGATCGAGAGGAGCCAGAAGCAAAACTCGGCAAATACTTAGAAAAAAGCCAAGAGAAAGAGGGCTCAGTCCCATTACAAGGGCATTGCAGGAATTTGAAAAAGGTGAGAAGGTTTCCATAGTTATAGACCCGTCAATACATAAAGGCATACCACATCGCAGGTATCACGGGAAGACAGGCGATATTGAAGAAAAGAGGGGGGATTCATATATAGTAAAGATAAAAAACGGAAATATGATAAAAAACATAATTGTAAGGCCTGAGCATATGAAAAAGGTGTAA
- a CDS encoding Xaa-Pro peptidase family protein: MIERVKKIFGGINEADAILIINGAYPQIDMTFFYVTGFENGLFENSAAVLYPDGKVEVICPELEKHAAEKNVSTFSTGQEKMGLLKEKINGKRIGINGKSISYANFIKLGRLFPEANFFDVEHAIRKARMVKDNAEIETIKKACTIAANVSHKISSYLEDNVKECDVLAEINYQMEKEGAAPSFDTIVAFGKNSSLPHYSTGRKKFEFPALIDFGARYKRYCSDMTRTFISENSEQKKAYELVREGQEMAFDMIEEGIKAGDVHNAVDELFVKKGRGRMIHSVGHSLGLEVHDGFSMHRKNETLLREGTVLTIEPGIYLKDRWGIRIEDDVLVKKNGIEILTKK; the protein is encoded by the coding sequence ATGATTGAAAGAGTAAAAAAAATATTTGGGGGCATAAATGAAGCGGATGCAATACTCATAATAAATGGAGCATATCCACAGATAGATATGACTTTTTTTTATGTAACAGGATTTGAGAATGGACTGTTTGAGAATTCTGCTGCTGTATTGTATCCTGACGGAAAAGTGGAAGTGATATGCCCCGAACTTGAAAAGCACGCCGCAGAAAAAAATGTGAGCACATTTTCCACCGGCCAGGAAAAAATGGGATTGTTGAAAGAAAAGATAAATGGGAAAAGAATAGGGATAAATGGCAAATCAATTTCATATGCGAATTTTATAAAACTCGGGCGGTTGTTTCCCGAAGCCAATTTTTTTGATGTTGAGCATGCCATACGCAAGGCGAGGATGGTAAAAGATAATGCAGAAATAGAAACAATAAAAAAGGCCTGTACAATAGCGGCAAATGTTTCGCATAAAATTTCGTCGTATTTGGAGGATAACGTCAAGGAATGCGACGTTCTTGCAGAAATAAATTATCAGATGGAAAAAGAAGGGGCTGCGCCGTCATTTGATACCATTGTTGCATTTGGCAAAAATTCTTCACTGCCCCATTATTCTACTGGTAGAAAAAAATTTGAATTTCCTGCACTTATCGACTTCGGGGCACGATATAAAAGATATTGTTCTGATATGACCAGAACGTTTATTTCGGAAAATAGCGAACAGAAAAAGGCATATGAGCTGGTGAGAGAAGGGCAGGAAATGGCATTCGATATGATTGAAGAAGGAATTAAAGCCGGAGATGTTCATAACGCGGTTGATGAACTGTTTGTGAAAAAAGGACGGGGCAGGATGATACATTCAGTTGGTCATTCGTTGGGTCTTGAAGTGCACGATGGTTTTTCAATGCACAGGAAAAATGAAACATTACTTAGAGAAGGAACGGTATTGACCATTGAGCCGGGCATTTACTTAAAAGACAGGTGGGGTATAAGAATAGAAGATGATGTACTTGTGAAAAAAAATGGCATCGAAATTTTAACAAAAAAATAA
- a CDS encoding PLDc N-terminal domain-containing protein: protein MLFIISIAIAVWMYKDMEVRKENGALWLIIELLFPYIGLIIWLIVRPPEPSFYEKKAG, encoded by the coding sequence ATGCTATTCATAATATCGATTGCCATAGCTGTATGGATGTATAAGGATATGGAGGTGAGGAAAGAAAATGGGGCGTTATGGCTTATCATCGAACTGTTATTTCCATACATTGGTTTGATTATATGGCTCATAGTTAGGCCGCCTGAACCGTCATTTTATGAAAAGAAGGCAGGCTAG
- a CDS encoding DNA-directed RNA polymerase subunit F has translation MKVVSLAEVKDMLAKLGKEREELTREQKIALEYSEKVVKLSAGKTKELIKKLTGVEKINKNQAYKIADLLPTDEEDVMAIFSKETFVPSKEEIKKILEIIGEYL, from the coding sequence ATGAAGGTTGTTTCTTTGGCGGAAGTAAAAGATATGCTCGCCAAGCTAGGAAAGGAAAGAGAAGAGCTTACAAGGGAACAAAAAATAGCTCTGGAGTACAGCGAAAAAGTAGTAAAGTTGTCGGCAGGTAAAACAAAAGAATTGATTAAAAAACTTACGGGCGTGGAAAAAATAAATAAAAACCAGGCATATAAGATTGCAGATCTCCTGCCAACGGATGAGGAAGATGTCATGGCGATTTTCTCAAAAGAAACTTTTGTTCCCTCAAAGGAAGAGATAAAAAAGATTTTGGAGATAATTGGAGAGTATCTCTGA
- the rsmA gene encoding 16S rRNA (adenine(1518)-N(6)/adenine(1519)-N(6))-dimethyltransferase RsmA encodes MRGQHFLIDNRIAERQVGYASLSNKDTILEIGPGYGVLTKRIARNAGKVIAIEIDARLASSLRGIPNAEVICGDALNIDFDSLEFNKVVSNLPYQISSPITFKLLKKDFELGILMYQKEFADRLVAKPGSEDYSRLSVMASYAADWEMLEVVPPSAFRPEPKVYSCIVKVIPRKPKFVVKNEEIFYDLTRVLFSHRRKKIKNALLVEKLVNLDEIDDIPYKDSRVEEISPAEIGKISDVIADMKGEND; translated from the coding sequence ATGAGAGGGCAACACTTTTTAATAGATAACAGAATTGCAGAGAGACAGGTTGGTTATGCCTCTCTTTCAAATAAAGATACCATACTGGAGATTGGTCCAGGATATGGGGTGCTGACGAAAAGAATTGCAAGAAATGCAGGAAAAGTAATAGCAATAGAAATTGATGCTAGATTGGCAAGTTCACTGAGAGGCATACCAAATGCAGAGGTAATATGTGGTGATGCCCTGAACATTGATTTTGATAGTCTGGAATTCAATAAAGTAGTGTCTAATCTGCCGTATCAGATATCATCTCCCATAACCTTTAAACTCCTCAAAAAGGATTTTGAGCTTGGCATATTGATGTACCAGAAAGAGTTTGCAGATCGCCTGGTGGCAAAACCTGGCAGTGAAGATTATTCCCGCCTTTCTGTTATGGCTTCCTATGCTGCCGACTGGGAAATGCTGGAAGTGGTGCCCCCATCGGCTTTTCGCCCCGAACCCAAGGTTTACTCCTGTATAGTTAAAGTTATCCCAAGAAAGCCAAAATTTGTGGTAAAAAATGAAGAGATTTTTTATGACTTAACCCGAGTATTGTTTTCTCACAGGAGAAAAAAGATAAAAAATGCATTGCTTGTGGAAAAACTTGTCAACCTGGATGAAATAGATGATATTCCTTACAAAGATAGCAGGGTCGAAGAGATTTCTCCAGCCGAGATAGGAAAAATAAGCGATGTAATAGCTGACATGAAGGGAGAAAATGATTGA
- a CDS encoding C25 family cysteine peptidase, producing the protein GIYAEWKMMKKDVIDFYPDVYVGRLACRNSFEVKKMVEKIITYETTTYGQEWFKKFVGIAGDTFAYPDDPYYEGELGVSVTVGYLEDNGFDITTLFTSDGTLGTLTGANDIIDAISQGCGFLNFEGHGNPMSWANHPPHDGDTWIGIDVTQFNKFSNEDMYPICMVGGCHNSQFNVSLLNLMKFKEIKNIYYKSEWSPESWSWWMARKIDGGAIATIGSTGLGYGTIGDDDKDGIPDCIQYLGGFIDSEFFRVYTDGTDILGETHGTAITNYIAKFPPMKDKIDAKTVEEWSLLGDPSLKIGGYPS; encoded by the coding sequence ATGGTATATATGCGGAATGGAAAATGATGAAGAAGGATGTCATCGATTTTTATCCAGATGTTTATGTTGGAAGGCTTGCATGCAGGAATAGTTTTGAAGTAAAGAAAATGGTTGAGAAAATAATAACGTATGAAACAACCACGTATGGACAGGAATGGTTCAAAAAGTTTGTCGGCATAGCCGGTGACACATTCGCATATCCAGACGATCCATATTATGAAGGAGAACTTGGAGTGTCAGTGACAGTGGGATATCTTGAAGACAATGGATTTGATATTACAACGCTTTTTACTTCTGATGGTACACTGGGTACACTAACGGGTGCAAACGATATAATCGATGCCATCAGCCAGGGATGCGGCTTCTTAAATTTTGAAGGCCATGGCAATCCGATGAGCTGGGCGAATCATCCTCCGCATGATGGGGATACATGGATTGGCATAGATGTGACACAATTTAATAAATTCTCAAATGAGGATATGTATCCTATTTGTATGGTCGGCGGATGCCACAACAGCCAGTTCAATGTAAGCCTGCTGAACCTCATGAAATTCAAGGAAATTAAAAATATCTATTACAAATCCGAGTGGTCTCCAGAATCTTGGAGCTGGTGGATGGCTAGGAAAATAGATGGAGGAGCAATAGCAACCATTGGGAGCACGGGGCTTGGATACGGAACGATAGGCGATGATGATAAAGATGGCATACCCGACTGCATACAATATCTTGGGGGATTTATAGACAGCGAGTTTTTCAGAGTTTATACAGATGGTACTGATATTCTCGGAGAAACGCATGGAACAGCAATAACAAATTATATAGCAAAATTCCCACCGATGAAAGATAAGATAGATGCCAAGACGGTAGAAGAGTGGTCATTACTTGGAGATCCTTCATTAAAGATAGGCGGCTATCCGAGCTAA
- a CDS encoding DUF996 domain-containing protein: protein MGKLSNAKVFGGIGAILMLVGGFIPFAQMILPIIGLVLLFVAVKYIADETKDGIIFRNYLLYFVCTIIAFIALIAGLIITIGGIGIMSELKGELSDMDAILSFLGGIMASFIVFWILLIIGTVYLRKSYNNIAKHTKVSLFRTTGTVYFIGAITLIIFIGALILLIAKILEIVAFFSLPDNLPAPKETIESEIIS, encoded by the coding sequence ATGGGAAAATTAAGTAATGCAAAGGTTTTTGGAGGAATAGGGGCAATTCTTATGCTGGTTGGGGGGTTTATTCCATTTGCTCAGATGATACTGCCTATAATAGGACTGGTGCTTTTATTTGTGGCAGTAAAATATATTGCTGATGAAACAAAAGATGGAATTATATTCCGTAACTATCTGCTCTATTTTGTCTGCACCATTATTGCATTCATTGCATTAATAGCTGGATTGATAATTACAATTGGTGGCATAGGAATTATGTCAGAGTTAAAAGGAGAATTATCTGATATGGATGCTATTCTCTCGTTCCTAGGAGGTATTATGGCTTCTTTCATTGTGTTCTGGATATTACTCATTATAGGTACAGTCTATCTGAGAAAAAGTTACAACAATATAGCAAAACATACCAAGGTGAGTCTATTCAGAACAACGGGAACGGTTTACTTCATAGGTGCTATTACCCTCATTATATTCATAGGTGCCTTGATTTTACTGATAGCAAAAATACTGGAAATTGTGGCATTCTTCTCTTTGCCGGACAATCTACCGGCACCAAAAGAGACAATAGAAAGCGAAATAATATCGTAG